The following proteins come from a genomic window of Bactrocera dorsalis isolate Fly_Bdor chromosome 6, ASM2337382v1, whole genome shotgun sequence:
- the LOC125779518 gene encoding uncharacterized protein LOC125779518, whose translation MSNIFETQDEGEIPIVERIERRQYSVGISRTQQNSDILEALKTIIAGQKNIQERLEKLEENVYITLQNQKTLSEGQSSLVHNQTEIFNKLNEMESKIVEKAEVLAQNKSIRECKVLLKRVEQSVCRMTGEVTDKELDDVASAFPMESQAIVAEVEDRLQSQDYA comes from the exons ATGAGTAACATATTCGAGACGCAAGATGAAGGTG agattccaatcgttgagaGGATTGAGCGGCGCCAATATTCAGTGGGAATATCAAGAACGCAACAAAACTCAG atataCTTGAAGCGTTAAAAACGATCATTGCGggccaaaaaaatattcaagaaagGCTGGAAAAATTGGAAGAAAATGTATACATAACTTTGCAGAACCAAAAAACGCTTAGTGAAGGCCAGTCGTCACTGGttcacaaccaaactgaaatttttaataaactgaaTGAGATGGAGTCGAAG atTGTCGAGAAGGCTGAGGTTTTGGCGCAAAATAAATCAATCAGAGAATGCAAAGTTCTCCTAAAACGAGTTGAGCAGTCAGTGTGCCGCATGACCGGCGAAGTGACTGATAAAGAGCTGGACGACGTCGCTAGCGCTTTTCCTATGGAGTCGCAAGCAATAGTTGCGGAAGTGGAGGATAGACTGCAAAGTCAGGACTATGCCTAA
- the LOC125779417 gene encoding leiomodin-2-like, whose translation MEDERLIALVEARSELFNKRSPFYKLQSRKDALWAEIGRELNASGEMCRRRWLTLRDRYGREVRKANAPSGSGMEVQRQWHLLDAMKFIQPHIVPRPIRFSQNICEIEQRQLPIATKDSGLQPHVHVQEVEVPSPLWPKPLIVSLPSPSPPVAVVPSPPVAVPPSPPVAVVPSPPVAVPPSPTASSSTSLPSPSCSTQVATQKGRKRGQSEPTNSEVDKKMMEAIDIFKNRWSTQAIMPVQQQQQSTSPAVQSFSTLTVSILNKMDEAKQVRAIEKMLEAAFAVQRGE comes from the exons atggAAGACGAAAGATTAATAGCTCTAGTTGAGGCTAGAAGCGAATTGTTTAACAAGCGCAGTCCATTTTATAAGCTACAGTCAAGGAAGGATGCTTTGTGGGCTGAAATAGGAAGGGAATTAAACGCAAGTG gaGAAATGTGTCGCCGAAGATGGCTGACACTTCGCGACCGGTATGGGCGGGAAGTGCGGAAGGCTAACGCCCCCAGCGGCAGCGGGATGGAGGTCCAAAGACAGTGGCATTTGCTGGACGCGATGAAGTTTATTCAGCCACACATTGTACCACGGCC GATTAGATTCtcacaaaatatttgtgaaattgaACAAAGACAGTTGCCGATTGCAACTAAAGACAGTGGTCTGCAGCCACATGTCCATGTGCAGGAGGTGGAAGTGCCATCACCGCTATGGCCGAAACCACTAATAGTATCCCTGCCGTCGCCATCTCCACCTGTCGCCGTGGTGCCATCTCCACCTGTCGCCGTGCCGCCATCTCCACCTGTCGCCGTGGTGCCATCGCCTCCTGTCGCCGTGCCGCCATCACCGACTGCTTCCTCATCCACCTCGCTTCCCTCACCATCCTGCTCTACGCAGGTGGCTACCCAAAAGGGCAGAAAGCGAGGTCAATCTGAGCCAACTAACAGCGAGGTTGACAAGAAGATGATGGAAGCCATTGACATTTTTAAAAACAGATGGTCAACGCAAGCCATCATGCCggtccaacaacaacaacaatcaacaagTCCGGCTGTGCAATCGTTCAGCACTTTAACCGTGTCCATTTTAAACAAAATGGATGAGGCAAAGCAAGTTAgggctattgaaaaaatgttggaGGCTGCGTTTGCAGTGCAGAGGGGAGAAtga
- the LOC125779321 gene encoding putative nuclease HARBI1 has protein sequence MEVDNSDQMFLELCELYSLYSLYKQYKNKKRTRRYKIRPINQNWGVSGYQIKTFLVMKNREPEQLFLHTRMPPDVYNLLLNLISKSLKKPRQRIGPEERLSLVLLYLSQGVSVQSIAWSYKLGKSTVREIILETCEVIWQLLSPIYVSKPTESQYKDIAKDFYNRWNIPNCVGAIDGKHVAIKCPTNSNSMFYNYKKFFSIVLMAVCDAKYTFTAVSIGSYGSQSDGGIFRLTPFGHALIQNTLPLPPPVPLSDVTPEPFPYFFVGDAAFPLRNNLMRPFPGANLTHTKRIFNYRLSRARRVIENSFGILTARWRILKTTIECNPENCEKIVLACIALHNFIMLNDHNRWYCPENYVDRVEEHNIVHAGEWRRETENNTLRPMRTSVRRGPSTAFNLRERLANYFINEGSVPFQNNLDSIIGGPYAPGGPY, from the exons ATGGAAGTGGACAATAGTGATCAAATGTTTTTAGAATTGTGCGAATTATACTCTTTATATAGTTTATATAaacagtataaaaacaaaaaacgaacgAGAAGGTACAAAATTCGCCCAATCAATCAAAACTGGGGCGTTAGCGGTTACCAGATaaaaacttttctggtaatgaaaAACAGGGAACCAGAACAACTTTTTTTGCATACAAGGATGCCGCCGGACGTTTATAATTTGcttctgaatttgatatcgaaATCCTTGAAGAAGCCAAGGCAGCGGATTGGACCCGAAGAAAGGCTCTCGTTGGTATTACT CTATTTGTCACAAGGCGTGTCGGTGCAGAGCATTGCATGGAGCTATAAGTTGGGAAAGTCAACAGTACGCGAAATCATATTAGAGACGTGTGAAGTAATCTGGCAGCTACTTTCCCCAATTTATGTAAGCAAGCCAACAGAGTCTCAATACAAGGACATTgcaaaagatttttataataGGTGGAACATTCCGAATTGTGTCGGTGCAATTGATGGTAAGCACGTTGCAATTAAGTGCCCGACCAATTCCAATTCGAtgttttacaattataaaaaattctttagcaTCGTTTTGATGGCTGTATGTGATGCGAAATATACGTTCACAGCAGTTAGTATTGGCAGCTATGGAAGTCAAAGTGACGGAG GAATCTTTCGACTTACTCCATTTGGCCATGCATTAATACAAAACACTCTGCCTTTGCCACCACCTGTGCCACTGTCTGACGTGACCCCGGAACCTTTTCCTTACTTTTTCGTTGGAGATGCCGCATTCCCATTACGAAATAATTTAATGCGCCCATTTCCTGGAGCTAATCTAACACACACGAAACGTATTTTCAATTATCGATTGTCACGCGCTCGTAGAGTCATAGAAAATTCCTTTGGTATATTGACTGCTCGGTggagaattttgaaaacaacgATTGAATGTAATccagaaaattgtgaaaaaattgtattggctTGCATAGCcttacacaattttataatGTTGAATGATCACAATCGCTGGTATTGTCCGGAGAACTATGTAGATCGAGTGGAAGAACATAACATTGTTCATGCCGGTGAGTGGCGCCGGGAAACTGAAAACAACACTTTACGACCAATGCGAACTTCGGTGCGTAGAGGTCCTTCAACTGCGTTTAACCTACGGGAGAGACTtgctaactattttataaatgaagGATCTGTACCATTCCAGAACAATTTAGACTCTATTATAGGAGGACCATATGCTCCTGGAGGaccttattaa